One Orrella dioscoreae genomic window carries:
- a CDS encoding flavin reductase family protein, with product MLNELPAEKAYRILESGPIVLVATRAADGRANLMTMGFHMMMQHDPPLVGAIIGPWDHSHQALSDTGECVLAVPTVDLAETVVDIGNCSGDALDKFAHFGLTPASAQTVEAPLVCECWANLECRVADDGWVRRYNLWVLEVQRIWIDAARKETRLIHHQGDGRFSVDGDTLDLGARMTKWRDLMG from the coding sequence ATGCTCAACGAGTTGCCTGCCGAAAAGGCCTACCGCATCCTCGAATCCGGCCCTATCGTGCTGGTCGCCACCCGCGCCGCCGATGGCCGGGCCAACCTGATGACGATGGGCTTCCACATGATGATGCAGCACGATCCGCCCCTGGTCGGGGCCATCATCGGGCCATGGGATCACAGCCATCAGGCGCTGTCGGACACGGGTGAATGCGTGCTGGCGGTACCGACGGTGGATTTGGCTGAGACGGTGGTGGACATCGGCAACTGCTCGGGCGATGCGCTCGACAAGTTCGCCCATTTCGGCCTGACACCCGCATCCGCGCAAACCGTGGAGGCGCCACTGGTGTGCGAATGCTGGGCGAACCTGGAATGCCGCGTCGCCGATGACGGCTGGGTACGCCGCTACAACCTGTGGGTGCTGGAGGTCCAGCGTATCTGGATCGACGCCGCGCGCAAGGAAACGCGATTGATCCATCACCAGGGCGACGGCCGCTTCAGCGTGGATGGCGATACGCTCGACCTGGGCGCGCGCATGACCAAGTGGCGCGACTTGATGGGATGA
- a CDS encoding TetR/AcrR family transcriptional regulator: MKDAGLSLKNQTDATQPAGSRPGGRAARIQAVVLEAVESLKKEKPTAEITVPMIAARANVTPSTIYRRWGGVAPLLADVAVRQFQTDALPPDSGDWRKDLSTWLEQFVDEMGSGPGRDLLREALALGNTDRAGQCTECILSTLDSIITRGVEQGASPPDSQKLLDQVVAPVIYRILFTSKSPDIAYATGLLDECLAQAASQSARKTA; encoded by the coding sequence ATGAAAGATGCAGGGCTTTCCTTGAAGAATCAGACGGATGCGACCCAACCGGCAGGCAGTCGTCCCGGTGGCCGTGCCGCACGTATACAGGCGGTTGTGCTGGAGGCAGTGGAGTCGCTCAAGAAGGAAAAGCCCACAGCTGAAATCACCGTGCCGATGATCGCCGCCCGGGCAAATGTGACGCCTTCGACCATCTACCGCCGTTGGGGCGGCGTGGCACCGTTGTTAGCCGATGTGGCGGTGCGCCAATTTCAGACCGATGCGCTACCGCCTGATAGTGGCGACTGGCGCAAGGATCTGTCGACATGGCTAGAGCAGTTTGTCGACGAGATGGGCTCCGGGCCAGGCCGTGATTTGCTGCGCGAAGCGCTGGCGCTAGGCAATACTGATCGGGCGGGACAATGTACAGAATGCATCCTCAGCACGCTGGACAGCATCATTACCAGAGGGGTGGAGCAAGGCGCTTCTCCCCCCGACTCGCAGAAGCTGCTCGATCAAGTGGTGGCGCCGGTGATCTATCGCATTCTGTTTACGTCCAAATCACCGGATATCGCTTACGCCACGGGCCTGCTGGATGAGTGTCTTGCGCAAGCGGCATCACAATCGGCACGAAAAACAGCCTGA
- a CDS encoding SDR family oxidoreductase: protein MPSTTPDTAKVIVLTGASSGIGEATARHLARQGHHLYIGARRLDRLTALQEELRAEGGHVEAMQLDVTRLEDLQAIVAKAHAAHGRVDVLINNAGVMPLSPLAALKIEEWNRTLDVNVRGVLHGIAAVLPIMQAQGHGHIVNIASVGAHQVWPSSAVYCASKFAVRAISDGLRQETGAIRVTLVSPGVVESELADHITDPGAREAMVAFRRIALPPQAVAQAIAYAITQPDGVDVSELIVRPTASPY from the coding sequence ATGCCATCCACGACACCAGACACCGCTAAGGTCATCGTGCTCACCGGTGCCAGCAGCGGCATCGGCGAGGCCACGGCCCGCCATTTGGCACGGCAAGGCCACCACCTCTACATCGGCGCGCGGCGCCTGGACCGGCTCACCGCCCTGCAAGAAGAACTGCGCGCCGAGGGTGGCCATGTCGAGGCGATGCAGTTGGACGTCACACGCCTCGAAGATCTGCAAGCCATCGTCGCCAAAGCACATGCCGCGCATGGTCGCGTCGATGTGCTTATCAACAACGCCGGCGTCATGCCACTTTCGCCACTGGCCGCGCTGAAGATCGAGGAGTGGAACCGTACGCTGGACGTCAACGTGCGCGGCGTGCTGCACGGCATTGCCGCCGTGCTGCCGATCATGCAGGCGCAAGGCCATGGGCACATCGTCAATATCGCCTCGGTCGGCGCGCATCAGGTGTGGCCGTCTTCTGCGGTCTATTGCGCCAGCAAGTTCGCAGTGCGCGCCATCTCCGATGGGCTGCGCCAGGAGACCGGTGCCATCCGGGTGACGCTGGTCAGCCCCGGCGTGGTCGAGTCCGAACTGGCCGATCACATCACCGATCCAGGCGCGCGCGAGGCCATGGTTGCGTTCCGCCGCATCGCCTTGCCGCCGCAGGCCGTAGCGCAGGCCATTGCGTATGCCATTACCCAGCCCGATGGCGTGGACGTGAGCGAGCTCATCGTGCGTCCCACGGCCAGTCCGTATTGA
- a CDS encoding TrbI/VirB10 family protein translates to MSQDDIPDLATPQADKVAPEAVALRAQPRPVTRLNRRTLAILVGGLSVGVMGALIWSLQPQHRGAGESTELYNVDRVSRSEGLDALPTDYSKLPALPPDVPELGPPLPGDLGPAIVNSQQPVAATYAAPGSAPNDALRKEEEAAAASSVFFRTGSPQSAPVAQSQVAVAPGFAANAAFDPLAAGPASTAAQPADPTAVQNRQDQKEAFLTGGSTETRNSSNLQMPTSPYQVMAGTVIAGALVTGIKSDLPGDVIATVTEPIYDTATGKFLLIPQGSRILGRYNSQVSYGQSRVQVVWNRIILPDTSSLTLDNLIGTDPAGYAGLEDDVDWHWDRIFAGAVLTTLLGVGAELAAPENRQDGDRVIIAGRDSLQDTVNQVGQEVTRRNLNIQPTLTSRPGLPVRIIVNRDLVLRPYQPLFFNKGTSR, encoded by the coding sequence ATGAGCCAGGACGACATTCCCGACCTTGCCACGCCGCAGGCGGACAAGGTGGCACCCGAGGCGGTGGCGCTGCGCGCCCAACCGCGCCCGGTCACGCGCCTGAACCGGCGCACGCTGGCCATCCTCGTCGGCGGTCTGTCGGTTGGCGTGATGGGCGCGCTGATCTGGTCGCTGCAACCGCAGCATCGCGGTGCGGGCGAATCCACGGAGCTGTACAACGTGGATCGCGTCTCGCGCTCCGAAGGACTGGATGCGCTGCCGACAGACTATTCCAAGCTGCCGGCGCTGCCCCCGGACGTGCCAGAGCTGGGGCCTCCTTTGCCCGGCGACCTGGGGCCAGCCATCGTGAACTCGCAGCAGCCGGTCGCCGCCACGTATGCCGCGCCGGGCTCCGCCCCCAACGATGCGCTGCGCAAGGAAGAAGAAGCGGCGGCAGCTTCATCGGTATTCTTCCGCACTGGCTCCCCGCAGTCAGCGCCCGTGGCGCAGTCGCAGGTCGCTGTCGCGCCAGGCTTCGCTGCCAATGCCGCTTTCGACCCGCTGGCCGCTGGCCCGGCCTCGACGGCGGCCCAGCCCGCTGATCCGACTGCCGTGCAGAACCGACAAGATCAGAAAGAGGCGTTCCTGACGGGCGGCTCTACGGAAACCCGTAATTCCAGCAACCTGCAAATGCCTACCTCGCCATATCAGGTCATGGCCGGAACGGTCATCGCGGGGGCATTGGTCACGGGCATCAAGTCCGACCTGCCGGGCGACGTGATCGCCACGGTGACGGAGCCGATCTACGACACCGCCACTGGCAAGTTCCTGCTGATCCCGCAGGGCTCGCGCATTTTGGGTCGCTACAACAGTCAGGTCAGCTACGGGCAGAGCCGGGTGCAGGTAGTGTGGAACCGGATCATCCTGCCGGACACGTCTTCGCTCACGCTCGACAACCTGATCGGCACCGACCCGGCGGGCTATGCCGGTCTGGAAGACGACGTGGACTGGCATTGGGATCGGATCTTTGCCGGTGCCGTGCTGACCACGCTGCTGGGCGTCGGTGCCGAACTGGCCGCACCCGAGAACCGCCAGGACGGTGATCGCGTCATCATCGCCGGGCGCGACAGCCTGCAGGACACCGTGAACCAGGTCGGCCAGGAAGTGACCCGGCGTAACCTCAACATCCAACCCACGTTGACCAGCCGCCCCGGCTTGCCGGTGCGCATCATCGTCAACCGCGATCTGGTGCTGCGGCCCTATCAGCCGCTGTTCTTCAACAAGGGGACTTCCCGATGA
- a CDS encoding SDR family NAD(P)-dependent oxidoreductase, producing MSEANISSPILPFAGRVAIVTGAASGIGLATVELLHRQGARIIAVGRGDNVHALAREGVVPIVADVAQEASAELAVQTAIDQFGRLDILVNNAGIIINRPVAEMSLEEWNHVLSVNATGAFLFSRAAMRPMMAAGSGAIVNIGSYACYQSFPGIAAYAASKGALAQLTRTLALEAISHGIRVNAVGSGDAVTNITNAIQPDGQAYLAEHGRKAPIGRAARPEEIAQVAAFLASDQASYIVGAVVMADGGMSVAIQ from the coding sequence ATGTCCGAAGCCAATATTTCCTCACCTATCCTGCCGTTCGCCGGTCGAGTAGCCATCGTCACTGGCGCGGCCAGCGGCATCGGCTTGGCAACTGTCGAATTGCTGCATCGCCAGGGCGCACGCATCATCGCGGTGGGCCGTGGCGATAACGTCCATGCCCTGGCGCGTGAGGGTGTGGTGCCCATCGTGGCCGACGTGGCGCAGGAAGCCAGCGCTGAACTGGCCGTGCAGACAGCCATCGACCAATTTGGCCGCCTGGACATTCTGGTCAACAACGCCGGCATCATCATCAACCGCCCGGTCGCCGAGATGAGCTTGGAGGAATGGAACCATGTGCTGTCGGTCAATGCCACCGGTGCCTTCCTGTTCTCCCGCGCCGCCATGCGCCCGATGATGGCCGCTGGCTCCGGCGCCATCGTCAACATCGGCTCCTACGCCTGCTACCAGAGCTTTCCCGGCATCGCTGCCTATGCCGCGTCCAAGGGCGCGCTGGCGCAATTGACCCGCACGCTGGCGCTGGAGGCCATCTCCCACGGCATTCGTGTCAACGCGGTGGGTTCGGGCGATGCCGTCACCAACATCACCAACGCCATCCAACCCGATGGCCAGGCCTACCTGGCAGAACATGGACGAAAGGCCCCCATCGGCCGAGCGGCGCGTCCCGAGGAAATCGCGCAAGTCGCCGCCTTCCTGGCTTCGGATCAGGCCAGCTACATCGTCGGTGCGGTGGTCATGGCCGATGGCGGCATGAGCGTGGCCATCCAGTAA
- a CDS encoding MFS transporter, protein MTTLQHTRPASGGTTASLALHGLTIILFFAASSMTTPLFPLYQASWGVSAFLISVIFAAYVGALLLSLLFLGALSNHFGRRAVIVAALVVQCVAMVMFLVADSGHWLVAARLVQGFATGIATTAVAAALLDVDQKAGAMINSLAPMVGMAVGALGAGALVQFAPLPLHLVYAIALGISLIQLVRTLVSAETFPDRRSDGWSVRPRIEIPRGLRSTFVRILPLNVAVWGLGALFLSLLPGLFHEMASTPSMAWLSGAAVGVMTLAGAAAVLLLRHRSAANARRWAGLTIIAGTALVLAGTVLHSPILILLGSLPTGIGFGGGFLGVLRSLVTQARAEERAGLVSAFYIASYLPNALLAMAAGYAAQHLGFLPAAQFFAIFIIAMAAWSLGIKLGDNNR, encoded by the coding sequence ATGACTACTCTTCAGCACACACGGCCAGCCAGCGGAGGCACAACGGCCTCGTTGGCGCTGCACGGCCTGACCATCATCCTGTTCTTTGCGGCGTCGAGCATGACGACCCCGCTTTTTCCGCTATATCAGGCCAGTTGGGGAGTCTCGGCCTTCCTGATCAGTGTGATTTTTGCCGCGTATGTGGGCGCATTGCTGCTCTCGCTGCTTTTCTTGGGCGCACTGTCCAACCATTTCGGCAGGCGCGCGGTCATCGTGGCGGCTCTCGTTGTTCAGTGCGTCGCGATGGTCATGTTCCTGGTTGCGGACAGCGGCCACTGGCTGGTTGCTGCGCGGCTGGTGCAAGGTTTCGCCACCGGAATCGCGACCACTGCCGTGGCTGCGGCGTTGCTGGATGTAGATCAAAAGGCTGGCGCGATGATCAATAGCCTGGCGCCTATGGTCGGCATGGCCGTGGGCGCACTTGGGGCTGGCGCGTTGGTTCAGTTCGCGCCGCTACCCCTGCACCTCGTGTATGCCATCGCACTTGGGATCAGCCTGATTCAGCTCGTACGGACGCTGGTGTCCGCAGAAACCTTCCCGGATCGGCGCAGCGACGGCTGGTCGGTGCGGCCAAGGATCGAGATTCCGCGTGGCTTGCGCTCGACTTTCGTGCGCATTCTTCCGCTGAATGTGGCGGTTTGGGGTTTGGGCGCGCTGTTCCTCTCGCTGTTGCCAGGACTCTTCCATGAAATGGCGTCCACCCCGTCCATGGCATGGCTGAGTGGCGCTGCCGTCGGGGTCATGACACTAGCGGGAGCAGCAGCGGTACTGCTGTTGCGCCACCGGTCTGCGGCGAACGCACGTCGTTGGGCTGGACTGACGATCATCGCTGGCACCGCCTTGGTTTTAGCTGGCACGGTGCTGCACAGCCCAATTCTGATCCTGCTGGGATCGCTGCCGACAGGCATCGGCTTCGGTGGCGGATTCCTGGGTGTGCTGCGCAGCCTGGTGACACAGGCGCGGGCAGAGGAACGCGCCGGACTGGTTTCGGCCTTCTACATTGCCAGCTACTTACCCAACGCGCTTTTGGCAATGGCTGCAGGTTACGCTGCCCAGCACCTGGGATTTCTCCCGGCCGCGCAGTTCTTCGCGATCTTCATCATCGCGATGGCGGCATGGTCGCTGGGCATCAAGCTAGGCGACAACAATCGTTGA
- a CDS encoding barstar family protein, whose translation MNQTNSPERTLTIDGARIDGIADFYAEINRVFMAQEDWELGVSLDAVDDMLYGGYGAAQGNAPVRLRWLNAEHSRTRLDIAATRAHYLDKLARPDTFNHQHWLGVLHALEAGQGPTYFEQICQVIAGHPHFTLELA comes from the coding sequence ATGAATCAAACGAACTCTCCCGAACGCACACTGACGATCGACGGCGCCCGCATAGATGGCATCGCGGATTTCTACGCTGAGATCAATCGCGTCTTCATGGCGCAGGAAGACTGGGAACTGGGCGTCAGCCTCGATGCGGTGGACGACATGCTCTACGGAGGGTATGGCGCAGCGCAAGGCAATGCTCCGGTAAGGCTACGCTGGCTGAATGCCGAGCACAGTCGTACAAGACTCGATATCGCCGCAACGCGCGCCCACTACCTCGACAAGCTGGCCCGCCCTGATACCTTCAACCACCAGCACTGGCTGGGTGTGCTGCATGCGTTGGAGGCTGGCCAGGGCCCGACGTACTTTGAGCAAATCTGTCAGGTCATCGCCGGCCATCCCCACTTCACGCTGGAACTGGCTTGA
- a CDS encoding DUF2274 domain-containing protein produces MSTTRKLRLGPLPKTESVKLTFACPATLKADLDRYAALHAQAYGEAVDAATLIPHMLEAFMGGDRWFKREQNKKSAIEP; encoded by the coding sequence ATGAGCACGACTAGGAAACTGCGGCTGGGGCCGCTGCCCAAGACCGAAAGCGTCAAACTGACCTTCGCTTGCCCGGCCACCCTGAAAGCCGACCTCGACCGCTATGCCGCGCTGCACGCGCAGGCGTATGGCGAGGCCGTGGATGCCGCGACGCTGATCCCGCATATGTTGGAGGCGTTCATGGGGGGGGATCGGTGGTTTAAAAGAGAGCAAAACAAAAAATCTGCCATCGAACCGTGA
- a CDS encoding AraC family transcriptional regulator, whose protein sequence is MPYAQPDLSRQAEMADLILQLAPQEGHTRSLLDGVRLMRADHPLGRTPVLYEPSIVIVCQGHKRGYLANRVYHYDPQHYLVLSVPLPFSTETDASPDEPLLAVSVRLDMTAVADLVIEVDQQASAASTAPAGIVSTPLDATLADTTVRLLRALRSPLEARVLGPAIVRELCFRVLLGEQGGAIRAALASHGNFGRIARVLRRIHTDYAQPLDVAALANEAGLSVPAFHAHFKTVAATSPIQYIKSVRLHQARLMMIRDHVTAAGAAVRVGYESPSQFNREFKRLFGRSPGEEAREMRSAFALMEPAQLAEAAAMH, encoded by the coding sequence ATGCCCTATGCACAACCCGACCTGTCACGACAGGCGGAGATGGCCGACCTGATCCTGCAACTGGCTCCGCAGGAAGGCCACACCCGCTCACTGCTCGATGGCGTGCGCCTGATGCGCGCCGATCACCCGCTGGGCCGCACACCCGTGCTGTACGAGCCGAGCATCGTCATCGTCTGCCAGGGTCACAAGCGAGGCTACCTTGCCAATCGGGTCTATCACTACGACCCTCAACACTACTTGGTGCTATCGGTGCCACTGCCGTTTTCCACCGAAACCGACGCCAGCCCCGATGAGCCCTTGCTGGCGGTGTCCGTGCGTCTGGACATGACCGCTGTGGCCGACCTGGTCATCGAGGTCGATCAACAAGCCAGCGCAGCGTCCACGGCGCCCGCCGGCATCGTCTCGACGCCCTTGGACGCTACGCTGGCCGACACCACTGTGCGCTTGCTGCGGGCATTGCGCTCGCCACTCGAAGCACGGGTGCTCGGGCCGGCCATCGTGCGGGAATTGTGCTTCCGCGTGTTGCTTGGGGAACAAGGCGGCGCCATCCGCGCGGCCCTGGCCAGCCACGGCAACTTCGGCCGCATTGCGCGAGTGCTGCGGCGCATCCACACCGACTACGCCCAGCCGCTGGACGTGGCCGCGCTGGCGAACGAGGCGGGCCTGAGCGTGCCGGCCTTTCATGCGCATTTCAAGACCGTGGCCGCTACCTCGCCCATTCAGTACATCAAGTCGGTTCGGCTGCACCAAGCACGGCTGATGATGATTCGCGACCATGTCACCGCCGCCGGCGCTGCGGTGCGCGTGGGCTACGAGAGCCCCTCGCAGTTCAACCGCGAGTTCAAGCGCCTGTTCGGCCGCAGCCCCGGCGAGGAAGCGCGCGAAATGCGCTCGGCTTTTGCGTTGATGGAGCCGGCGCAGCTTGCGGAGGCTGCAGCGATGCATTGA
- a CDS encoding winged helix-turn-helix transcriptional regulator, producing the protein MENLEAECRGLADVIARIGDKWTVMVCGHLSEGTHRFNALKHRIPGISHRMLTITLRGLERDGLVARKAYATVPPKVEYCLTPLGRSLTEPLAALASWARENRPALEQARAAFDRRTAQD; encoded by the coding sequence ATGGAGAATTTGGAGGCTGAATGTCGCGGCCTGGCAGACGTGATTGCACGCATTGGCGACAAGTGGACGGTCATGGTCTGTGGCCATCTGTCAGAAGGCACCCACCGTTTCAACGCGTTGAAGCACCGTATCCCCGGCATCTCTCACCGGATGCTGACCATCACCCTGCGCGGACTCGAACGCGATGGACTGGTGGCGCGCAAGGCCTATGCCACCGTCCCGCCGAAGGTCGAGTATTGCCTGACCCCATTGGGGCGAAGCCTGACAGAACCTCTGGCAGCCCTGGCAAGTTGGGCGCGAGAGAACCGGCCGGCCCTTGAACAAGCCCGTGCCGCATTTGATCGTCGTACCGCGCAGGACTGA
- a CDS encoding SDR family oxidoreductase has product MQQQANPSKVWFITGAARGIGLSLARQALARGDSVAATSRTLASLNQAFGDSSERLLALEVDLVDEASVQAAIDKTVATFGRIDRVVNNAGYGQQGTIEALSDAELRRNFEVNVFAPLHVLRYALPHLRAQRSGHVFNVASIVGFQGGYAGWGSYVASKFAIAGLTETLAAELSELGIKATVVYPGPVRTGFLSKDTLVVAKRSIADYTEAQASLDLHLNGLDGKQAGDPEKVATLILQAATVAEPPVHLFAGKIANTLAEQKMQAVRKDLDAWRGASDATDFAE; this is encoded by the coding sequence ATGCAACAACAAGCAAACCCTTCCAAAGTCTGGTTCATCACGGGCGCCGCACGCGGCATTGGCCTGTCTCTGGCCCGGCAAGCATTGGCCCGTGGCGATTCGGTGGCCGCTACGTCACGCACGCTGGCCAGCCTGAATCAGGCGTTTGGGGACAGCAGCGAGAGGCTGCTTGCACTGGAGGTGGATCTGGTCGATGAGGCCAGTGTCCAAGCCGCCATCGACAAGACCGTTGCCACCTTCGGCCGCATCGACCGCGTGGTCAACAACGCCGGCTACGGTCAGCAGGGCACCATCGAGGCGCTGAGCGATGCCGAACTGCGCCGCAATTTCGAGGTCAACGTGTTCGCGCCGCTGCATGTGCTGCGCTACGCGCTGCCGCACTTGCGCGCGCAGCGCAGCGGGCATGTGTTCAACGTGGCCTCCATCGTCGGCTTCCAGGGCGGCTATGCGGGCTGGGGCAGCTACGTTGCCTCCAAGTTCGCAATCGCTGGCCTGACCGAGACCTTGGCCGCCGAACTGTCCGAGCTAGGTATCAAGGCCACCGTGGTCTATCCCGGCCCGGTGCGCACTGGTTTCCTGTCTAAGGACACGCTGGTCGTGGCCAAGCGTTCGATTGCCGACTACACCGAGGCGCAGGCCTCGCTGGATCTGCACTTGAACGGCCTGGACGGCAAGCAGGCAGGCGACCCAGAGAAAGTGGCCACGCTGATCCTGCAAGCCGCAACCGTTGCCGAGCCGCCGGTGCATCTGTTCGCCGGCAAGATTGCCAACACGCTGGCCGAGCAGAAGATGCAGGCGGTTCGCAAGGATCTGGACGCATGGCGTGGCGCATCCGATGCCACTGATTTCGCGGAGTAA